A region of Cellulophaga sp. RHA19 DNA encodes the following proteins:
- a CDS encoding o-succinylbenzoate synthase → MKAIYKKYTLDFKRPSGTSRGILTQKETWFIILINDNKTGIGECGILRGLSIDDVPNYEEKLNWVCNNIHLGLDALLSVLVEYPSIQFGLEQAFLSLAAENPFILFKNDFSTKEATIPINGLIWMGEESFMHQQIQQKLQDGFSCIKMKIGAIDFDKEVSLLKSIRKKYKKEEIELRVDANGAFKEDALDKLKILAELDLHSIEQPIKQGNYAQMKNLCAVTPLPIALDEELIGVFGVTKKEKLLQTIQPQYIILKPSLVGGFKGCQEWITIAEKYNIGWWVTSALESNIGLNAIAQWTYSLQSKMPQGLGTGSLYTNNFNSPLEVSNGAISYRNNLDWQQNLIEDLCI, encoded by the coding sequence ATGAAAGCAATTTATAAAAAATACACTCTAGATTTTAAAAGACCTAGTGGTACGTCACGTGGTATACTAACCCAAAAAGAGACTTGGTTTATTATTTTAATAAACGATAATAAAACAGGAATTGGAGAATGCGGAATTTTAAGAGGTTTAAGTATAGACGATGTTCCAAATTATGAGGAAAAGCTAAATTGGGTGTGTAACAACATTCATTTGGGATTAGATGCTCTTTTGAGTGTTTTAGTAGAGTATCCTAGCATACAATTTGGTTTAGAGCAAGCATTTTTATCTTTAGCAGCAGAAAATCCTTTTATTCTATTTAAAAATGATTTTTCAACCAAAGAAGCTACAATTCCTATAAACGGATTAATTTGGATGGGAGAGGAGTCTTTTATGCATCAACAAATACAACAAAAACTACAAGACGGTTTTAGTTGCATTAAAATGAAAATAGGAGCAATAGATTTTGATAAAGAAGTTTCGCTTTTAAAATCGATTAGAAAAAAATATAAAAAAGAGGAAATAGAGTTACGTGTAGATGCTAATGGTGCTTTTAAAGAAGATGCCTTAGATAAACTTAAAATTTTAGCAGAATTAGACTTACACTCTATAGAACAGCCAATTAAGCAAGGTAATTATGCGCAAATGAAAAATTTGTGTGCCGTTACGCCATTACCTATTGCTTTAGATGAAGAATTAATTGGTGTTTTTGGTGTAACAAAAAAGGAAAAACTGCTACAAACTATACAACCTCAATATATTATTTTAAAGCCTAGTCTAGTTGGTGGTTTTAAAGGTTGCCAAGAATGGATTACTATTGCAGAAAAGTATAATATTGGTTGGTGGGTTACAAGTGCTTTAGAAAGTAATATTGGCTTAAATGCCATTGCACAATGGACCTACAGTTTACAGAGTAAAATGCCGCAAGGCTTGGGTACAGGTAGTTTGTATACCAACAATTTTAATAGCCCTTTGGAGGTTAGTAACGGAGCTATTAGTTACCGTAATAAC
- a CDS encoding metal-dependent hydrolase, translating to MKITFLGHATLLLKVGGKTVLVDPFISGNPKNNNQVDKDTLNPDYILVTHAHQDHVLDVEDIAKRTNAVIVSNFEIATYYENKGLKVHPMNHGGSWTFDFGTVKYVNAIHTSSFADGSEGGLPGGFIITSVNKSIYIAGDTALTMDMKLIPMFAKLDLAVLPIGDNFTMGVDDAIIASNFVECNTILGYHFDTFGFIEIDEAKAVEKFKAAGKQLHLLPIGDSLTV from the coding sequence ATGAAAATTACATTTCTTGGTCACGCAACTTTGTTACTAAAAGTTGGAGGCAAAACTGTTTTGGTAGATCCATTTATTTCAGGAAACCCAAAGAATAATAATCAAGTAGATAAAGATACTTTAAATCCTGATTATATATTAGTTACGCATGCGCATCAAGATCATGTTTTAGATGTAGAAGACATAGCAAAAAGAACCAATGCGGTAATTGTTAGTAATTTTGAAATTGCTACATATTATGAAAACAAAGGTTTAAAAGTGCACCCAATGAACCACGGTGGTAGTTGGACTTTTGATTTTGGAACCGTAAAATATGTAAACGCAATACATACATCTTCATTTGCAGATGGTTCTGAAGGTGGTCTTCCTGGCGGATTTATTATTACATCAGTAAATAAAAGTATTTACATAGCTGGCGATACAGCCTTAACTATGGATATGAAACTTATACCAATGTTTGCCAAATTAGACTTAGCTGTTTTACCTATAGGCGATAATTTTACAATGGGTGTAGATGATGCTATTATAGCATCTAACTTTGTAGAATGTAATACTATTTTAGGTTACCATTTTGATACCTTTGGCTTTATAGAGATTGATGAAGCTAAAGCTGTAGAAAAGTTTAAAGCAGCCGGTAAACAACTACATTTATTGCCAATAGGTGATTCTCTTACAGTATAA
- a CDS encoding sensor histidine kinase — MITKIAKFLSNNKNIEYTLKTNTSVFSTKICVTVLFFLLAITNTSVAQDIELQQTVLDSFVKIPSAKDKFAYFYKTPNRYKENSSYEWLERIDSMLTKAKNAPDDGSVEYYRILQAHIHQDLVQYDKSIAITNELYIDKTKLSDTLKSALLDIMDENYSQLKLYEKQIAIRKEKKELGLADNISFFDIYADQGLYQKARSEYIREKSNVVISQDYYGQAVYNNKIGDFLRLDKSSQVALEKYQEARKFINTYLDTIARPKTEDELVKGVLLKGVIEGNIGKCYMLLKRYEEAIPLLDSSLVKIRENNVEVYSQDAVENTLDLANCYLQTNKLDKVLELINDDLKTIKVSNVLRKNQLLAVYYQKMDDYRRANFYLNNNIRINDSIRVNETLKKHQQIATVFEKELENSEDRLDEKKIELENAKIEAQASDERMSLILISLIFTLLGLGGLVFAYIKSIKNQRVIAKQNNIIESQLTEKDSLLKEIHHRVKNNLQMVSSLLSLQTKNTKSKAAIMALEEGKSRVKAMALIHQKLYQNDDLSVIEMQGYVESLVNSVQSVFKKGGHNINITIDAEGVELDIDRAIPFGLILNELVSNSFKYAFPDNDENGKIYIHLRNTETGGYFEYTDNGVGLPEDTDERTKSSMGIRLMNRLVNQLQSTLNIDKSVEGVRFWFNFK; from the coding sequence ATGATTACAAAAATTGCTAAATTTTTAAGTAACAATAAAAACATAGAGTACACTTTAAAAACTAACACCAGCGTATTTTCTACAAAAATATGTGTAACAGTATTATTTTTTTTACTTGCAATTACTAATACCTCTGTAGCACAAGATATAGAGTTACAACAAACTGTTTTGGATAGCTTTGTTAAAATTCCGTCTGCAAAAGACAAGTTTGCATACTTTTATAAAACACCAAATAGGTATAAAGAAAACTCTAGTTATGAGTGGTTAGAGCGTATAGACTCTATGCTAACAAAGGCAAAAAATGCTCCAGATGATGGTTCTGTAGAATATTATAGAATATTACAAGCTCACATACACCAAGACTTAGTTCAGTATGATAAAAGTATTGCAATTACTAACGAGTTGTATATTGATAAAACAAAGCTAAGTGATACGCTTAAAAGTGCTCTTTTAGATATTATGGATGAGAATTATTCTCAACTTAAATTATATGAAAAGCAAATTGCAATACGCAAAGAAAAAAAGGAACTAGGTTTAGCAGATAATATTTCATTCTTTGATATTTATGCAGATCAAGGACTTTATCAAAAAGCAAGAAGTGAGTATATAAGAGAAAAAAGCAATGTTGTTATTAGTCAAGATTATTACGGACAAGCTGTTTATAACAACAAAATTGGAGATTTTTTAAGGTTAGATAAATCATCACAAGTAGCACTAGAAAAATACCAAGAAGCGCGCAAATTTATAAACACATATCTAGATACAATAGCAAGACCAAAGACTGAAGATGAATTGGTAAAAGGAGTGCTGTTAAAAGGAGTTATAGAAGGTAACATTGGTAAATGCTATATGTTATTAAAAAGATACGAAGAGGCAATACCCTTGTTAGACTCTAGTTTGGTAAAAATTAGAGAAAATAATGTAGAAGTTTATTCTCAAGATGCTGTAGAAAATACTCTAGACCTAGCTAACTGTTATTTGCAAACTAATAAATTAGACAAGGTTTTAGAGCTTATTAACGATGACTTAAAAACAATTAAGGTGTCTAATGTGTTGCGTAAAAACCAATTGTTAGCGGTTTATTACCAAAAAATGGACGATTATAGAAGAGCAAACTTCTATTTAAATAATAATATCAGAATTAACGATTCTATCAGAGTTAATGAAACGCTAAAAAAGCATCAGCAAATAGCAACAGTTTTTGAAAAAGAACTAGAAAATTCTGAGGATAGATTAGACGAAAAAAAGATAGAATTAGAGAATGCAAAAATAGAGGCTCAAGCTAGTGATGAGCGTATGAGTCTTATTTTAATATCACTAATATTTACATTATTAGGCTTAGGAGGTTTAGTATTTGCGTATATTAAAAGTATTAAAAATCAACGTGTTATTGCAAAGCAAAATAACATTATAGAAAGTCAGTTAACAGAAAAAGATTCGCTTTTAAAAGAGATTCACCATAGAGTAAAAAATAACCTTCAAATGGTATCTAGTTTGTTAAGCTTGCAAACTAAAAATACTAAAAGTAAGGCTGCAATTATGGCTTTAGAAGAGGGTAAAAGTAGAGTAAAAGCAATGGCTTTAATTCATCAAAAATTATATCAGAATGATGATTTATCGGTAATAGAAATGCAAGGCTACGTAGAGAGTTTGGTAAACAGTGTGCAGTCTGTATTTAAAAAAGGCGGACATAACATTAATATTACCATTGATGCAGAAGGTGTAGAGTTAGATATTGACAGAGCAATCCCTTTTGGTTTAATATTAAATGAGCTTGTATCTAATTCCTTTAAATATGCTTTTCCAGATAATGATGAAAACGGAAAAATATACATTCATTTAAGAAACACAGAAACTGGTGGTTACTTTGAGTATACAGATAACGGTGTAGGTTTACCAGAGGATACAGACGAAAGAACAAAGTCATCTATGGGTATTCGTTTAATGAACCGTTTGGTAAATCAGTTACAATCTACACTTAATATAGATAAATCTGTAGAAGGAGTTCGTTTTTGGTTCAATTTTAAATAA
- a CDS encoding LytR/AlgR family response regulator transcription factor — MEKPIKILIVEDNVIIADDMQSMLEEIGYEIVGNVIVYEQAEEVLRTTEVDLVLIDIILASDKTGIDLGKHIRDNYNIPFIFVTSNSDRATVEKAKVVKPNGYLVKPFEQQDLYTSIEIALSNFNYLDKQGLTEDDVEKPMSNSVLKDSIFVKKQHLYYRINFTDIQFIKADNVYLEVNTADKKFLVRSPLKDYLEKLPRDKFYRAHKSYIVNVDHIGAVNSKDVMINDKLIPISKEFKEFIISSMNS; from the coding sequence TTGGAAAAACCCATAAAAATATTAATTGTAGAAGATAACGTTATTATAGCAGATGATATGCAATCTATGCTAGAAGAAATTGGCTATGAAATAGTTGGTAACGTAATTGTATACGAGCAAGCGGAAGAAGTATTAAGAACAACAGAGGTAGATTTAGTTCTTATAGATATCATACTAGCATCAGACAAAACCGGTATAGATTTAGGTAAGCATATTAGAGACAACTATAACATACCATTTATTTTTGTAACATCTAACTCTGATAGAGCTACAGTAGAAAAGGCAAAAGTTGTTAAGCCAAATGGTTATTTAGTAAAACCTTTTGAGCAACAAGATTTATATACGTCAATAGAAATTGCATTATCTAACTTTAATTATTTAGATAAACAAGGTCTTACAGAGGATGATGTAGAAAAGCCAATGTCCAATTCTGTATTAAAGGATTCTATTTTTGTTAAAAAGCAGCATTTATATTACAGAATAAACTTTACAGATATACAGTTTATAAAAGCTGATAACGTATACCTAGAAGTAAACACTGCAGATAAAAAATTCCTAGTTAGATCACCACTAAAAGATTATTTAGAAAAACTACCTAGAGACAAGTTTTATAGAGCTCACAAATCTTACATTGTTAATGTAGATCATATTGGTGCTGTGAACTCCAAAGATGTTATGATTAATGATAAGTTAATCCCTATATCAAAAGAATTTAAAGAGTTTATTATTTCTTCAATGAACTCCTAG
- the menA gene encoding 1,4-dihydroxy-2-naphthoate octaprenyltransferase, with translation MKLKAWVNAARLRTLPLSISGIIVGYALASFYGFANITIFVLALLTTVALQVTSNFANDYGDGVKGTDNEDRIGPKRALQSGILSRKELKKGIIVAIVISLFLIIALVLSAFTTDSLIYIGIFFLLGVFAVWASIKYTVGKSAYGYRGLGDVFVFIFFGLVSVLGSMFLLTKSLYIITILPAVTIGLLSVAVLNLNNLRDIVSDKNSGKNTIVVKMGFLNGKRYHYSILITSFICVLYFTVYNYTNFLNFLWILAYIPIAKHFIKVLKMKDSSTMDPELKIVALSSFLFAILFYFSFNNFL, from the coding sequence ATGAAATTAAAAGCTTGGGTAAATGCAGCCAGGTTAAGAACCTTACCATTATCTATTTCCGGAATTATTGTTGGTTATGCTTTAGCTAGTTTTTATGGTTTTGCCAATATTACCATTTTTGTATTAGCACTTTTAACTACTGTTGCCTTACAGGTAACATCTAATTTTGCTAATGATTATGGAGATGGCGTAAAAGGCACAGATAATGAAGACAGAATAGGTCCAAAACGTGCCTTGCAAAGTGGTATACTTAGCCGTAAGGAACTTAAAAAAGGAATTATAGTTGCTATTGTAATTAGTCTTTTTTTAATAATAGCATTAGTATTATCTGCTTTTACTACAGATAGCCTTATTTATATAGGAATATTTTTTTTACTAGGAGTTTTTGCTGTTTGGGCATCAATAAAATACACTGTTGGTAAATCTGCCTACGGCTACAGAGGTCTAGGAGATGTTTTTGTATTTATCTTTTTTGGACTTGTAAGTGTACTTGGTTCTATGTTTTTGCTTACAAAGTCTTTGTATATAATAACTATTTTACCGGCAGTTACCATAGGGTTGCTAAGTGTAGCTGTACTTAACTTAAATAATTTAAGAGATATTGTTTCTGATAAAAACTCAGGAAAAAACACGATTGTAGTTAAAATGGGTTTTTTAAACGGAAAAAGATACCATTATTCAATACTTATAACTAGCTTTATATGCGTATTGTATTTTACGGTATATAATTATACAAATTTTTTAAACTTTCTGTGGATATTAGCTTATATCCCTATTGCTAAACACTTTATAAAAGTTTTAAAAATGAAGGATTCATCAACAATGGATCCAGAACTCAAAATAGTAGCCTTAAGCAGTTTTTTATTCGCTATTTTGTTTTATTTTAGTTTTAATAATTTTTTGTAA
- a CDS encoding SPOR domain-containing protein: MPFIEEVDLLELHKDIDKAQLMNERLLDQIKYKNKELKRKRRQRNVLGVIAAVFFLGTLVFTSFSAGLSTRARAFNTEENNNILVSIDSLDVIKSRINNLKEQNEELNFVNDFYLARNILEKQTIYSVQVKTFVDNNVTLVSNSLANTLFVKNNPFYTYSIGNFETIEEARTFRLQLVKMGFEDAFVASYKDGKRLKIENPN, encoded by the coding sequence ATGCCATTTATTGAAGAAGTAGATTTATTAGAGCTACACAAAGATATTGATAAGGCTCAATTAATGAACGAACGTTTATTAGATCAAATTAAATATAAAAATAAAGAATTAAAGAGGAAGAGAAGGCAGCGTAATGTCTTAGGTGTAATTGCGGCTGTATTTTTTCTTGGTACTTTGGTGTTTACTTCTTTTTCAGCAGGTTTATCTACAAGAGCAAGAGCTTTTAATACAGAAGAGAATAATAATATTTTAGTTTCTATAGATAGTTTAGATGTTATTAAATCTCGTATAAATAACCTAAAGGAGCAAAACGAAGAATTAAACTTTGTTAATGATTTTTATTTAGCTCGTAATATTCTAGAAAAACAAACAATTTATTCTGTACAAGTAAAAACATTTGTAGACAACAATGTTACATTAGTATCTAACTCTTTAGCAAATACATTATTTGTAAAGAATAACCCTTTTTATACATATTCTATTGGAAATTTTGAAACTATTGAAGAAGCAAGAACTTTTAGGTTACAGCTTGTAAAAATGGGTTTTGAAGATGCTTTTGTTGCTTCATATAAAGATGGCAAAAGACTAAAAATAGAGAATCCTAACTAA
- a CDS encoding CvfB family protein — protein MELGKYNSLEILRDTSVGLFLGDTDGNDVLLPNKYVPENFEIGDMLTVFCYLDYDERPIATTLKPYIIRNDFHLLRVAEVNNFGAFMEWGLEKHLLVPFREQRTKMVDNQWYIVYCYLDEQTDRLVASNKLDKFLSNEELTVENNDEVNVLFTRKTDLGWEVIINNLHKGLVYANEVFKDIAIGDKQIGYIKNIRPDNKIDVSLQPLGHLILEPTANTIYEKLKDNGGFLGLHDKSDPEDIKRELQLSKKAFKKGIGTLYRERRIEIKPDGIYLI, from the coding sequence ATGGAATTAGGAAAATACAACTCTTTAGAAATATTAAGAGATACCAGTGTTGGTTTGTTTTTAGGAGATACAGACGGTAACGATGTTTTGTTACCAAATAAATATGTACCAGAGAATTTTGAAATAGGAGATATGCTTACTGTATTCTGCTATTTAGATTATGATGAGAGACCTATTGCAACAACATTAAAACCATACATTATTCGTAATGATTTTCATTTGTTGCGTGTAGCTGAGGTTAATAACTTTGGTGCTTTTATGGAATGGGGACTAGAGAAGCATTTATTAGTGCCATTTAGAGAACAACGAACTAAAATGGTAGACAATCAATGGTACATTGTTTATTGTTATTTAGATGAACAAACAGATAGGTTGGTTGCATCTAATAAATTAGATAAGTTTTTATCTAACGAAGAGTTAACTGTAGAGAATAATGATGAGGTAAATGTATTATTTACTCGTAAAACCGATCTTGGTTGGGAAGTAATAATTAATAACCTGCATAAAGGTTTGGTGTATGCTAATGAAGTATTTAAAGATATAGCAATTGGCGATAAACAAATAGGATATATTAAAAACATACGACCAGACAATAAAATTGATGTTTCTCTACAACCTCTAGGGCATTTAATTTTAGAGCCAACGGCTAATACTATTTACGAAAAATTAAAGGATAATGGAGGCTTTTTAGGCTTGCATGATAAGTCTGATCCTGAAGATATAAAAAGAGAACTACAGCTAAGTAAAAAGGCCTTTAAAAAAGGAATTGGAACATTGTACAGAGAACGTAGAATAGAAATTAAACCAGACGGAATATACTTGATTTAA
- a CDS encoding DUF2853 family protein → MSQRDDLITKYAADLKDKFGETADMDLLTKVTIGLGPSIYNKDSSKVSGSDEKELETVKKNFLMKKLGMSDDPKLMEGIKAVMDKYGASNRNKHRAVVYYKLAQHFKKESVYNK, encoded by the coding sequence ATGAGTCAAAGAGATGATTTAATTACAAAGTATGCAGCGGATTTAAAAGATAAATTTGGAGAAACTGCAGATATGGATTTATTAACAAAAGTAACTATTGGTTTAGGTCCGTCTATTTATAATAAAGATTCTTCTAAAGTATCTGGTTCAGATGAAAAAGAATTAGAAACAGTGAAGAAAAACTTTTTAATGAAAAAGTTAGGGATGAGTGATGATCCTAAGTTAATGGAAGGTATTAAAGCTGTTATGGATAAATACGGTGCTTCTAACAGAAACAAACATAGAGCTGTTGTGTATTACAAATTAGCACAACATTTTAAAAAGGAGTCTGTTTACAATAAATAG
- the menD gene encoding 2-succinyl-5-enolpyruvyl-6-hydroxy-3-cyclohexene-1-carboxylic-acid synthase: MRYSSIPTAQSVILHCKAKGVKDIVISPGSRNAPLTIGFTEDPYFKCYSVVDERCAAFFALGIAQNTGKIVAVVCTSGSAMLNYYPAVAEAYYSDIPLLVISADRPSYRIDIGDGQTIRQEDAFKNHIGYQANLKQDVSHATETVEKFGQSILSSKKTIEEQQKNINIYNGVELENAIDYAMQEFAPVHINVPLEEPLYNTEEHSCVYPTVKEEEDVMPKTCSRLDDFASIWNTSTRKMILVGVNKPNVVEQQFLDELAEDESVIVFTETTSNIHHPTFFNSIDSILAPIEKSENKEELFSALRPDVLLTFGGLVVSKKIKHFLRNYKPKHHWHIDGKKAYNTFFSLSHHFKVDTNTFFNTFLDKTKFVDSTYFAKWSKVKENYEEKRNAYLKTIEFSDMLAFSNILPSIPDGYQVHLSNSSTVRYAQLFPLKNTLKVYCNRGTSGIDGCTSTAVGASIYNKKPTLLVTGDLSFLYDSNALWNNYVKPNFRIIVINNSGGGIFRILPGQEETENYKTYFETAHNLEISNLCTMYGVDYKLAEDEETLKQHLEDFYNESDKAKLLEVKTPRIINNKILLSYFDFIS; this comes from the coding sequence TTGAGATACTCTAGCATACCTACTGCCCAATCTGTAATACTGCATTGTAAGGCTAAAGGGGTTAAAGATATTGTAATATCACCAGGTTCTAGAAATGCACCATTAACTATTGGGTTTACAGAAGATCCGTATTTTAAGTGTTATAGTGTAGTAGATGAGCGTTGTGCTGCTTTTTTTGCACTAGGTATTGCACAAAATACGGGTAAAATTGTAGCTGTAGTGTGTACTTCTGGTAGTGCTATGCTTAACTATTACCCAGCAGTAGCAGAGGCTTATTATAGTGATATTCCTTTACTTGTAATTTCTGCAGATAGGCCAAGTTATAGAATAGACATAGGAGACGGACAAACAATACGGCAAGAGGATGCTTTTAAAAACCATATTGGTTACCAAGCCAATTTAAAGCAGGATGTTTCCCATGCTACTGAAACAGTTGAGAAATTTGGACAGTCTATATTGTCTTCTAAAAAAACAATAGAAGAGCAACAAAAAAATATTAATATTTACAATGGCGTTGAGTTAGAAAATGCTATAGATTATGCTATGCAGGAGTTTGCTCCAGTACATATTAATGTGCCCTTAGAGGAGCCTTTGTATAATACAGAGGAGCATAGTTGTGTATATCCTACAGTAAAGGAAGAAGAAGATGTTATGCCAAAAACTTGTTCTAGGTTAGATGATTTTGCTTCTATATGGAATACTTCTACTAGAAAAATGATTTTAGTAGGTGTTAATAAGCCAAATGTAGTAGAACAGCAGTTTTTAGATGAATTGGCAGAAGATGAATCTGTAATTGTATTTACAGAAACAACATCTAACATACACCATCCAACATTTTTTAATAGTATAGATAGCATTTTAGCTCCTATTGAAAAATCTGAGAATAAAGAAGAGTTATTTTCTGCACTAAGACCAGATGTGTTATTAACCTTTGGCGGGTTAGTAGTATCAAAAAAAATAAAACATTTTTTACGCAATTATAAGCCTAAACACCATTGGCATATAGATGGTAAAAAGGCATACAATACATTCTTTAGTTTGTCTCATCACTTTAAAGTAGACACAAATACGTTTTTTAATACTTTTTTAGACAAGACAAAGTTTGTAGATAGTACGTACTTTGCTAAATGGTCTAAAGTAAAAGAGAATTATGAAGAAAAGCGTAATGCTTACTTAAAGACTATTGAGTTTTCTGATATGCTAGCTTTTTCAAACATATTACCAAGCATACCAGATGGGTACCAAGTACATTTATCTAATAGCTCTACGGTAAGGTATGCGCAGTTATTTCCTTTAAAAAATACGCTAAAAGTATATTGTAATAGAGGAACTAGTGGTATAGATGGTTGTACGTCTACAGCCGTAGGTGCATCAATCTATAACAAAAAGCCAACGTTACTGGTTACAGGAGATTTAAGCTTTTTGTATGATAGCAATGCACTTTGGAACAATTATGTAAAACCTAATTTTAGAATAATTGTAATAAATAATAGTGGTGGAGGTATTTTTAGGATTCTACCAGGGCAAGAAGAAACAGAAAATTATAAAACATATTTTGAAACCGCTCATAATTTAGAAATTTCTAATTTGTGTACTATGTATGGTGTTGATTATAAGTTGGCTGAGGACGAAGAAACGTTAAAGCAACATTTAGAAGATTTTTACAATGAATCTGATAAAGCAAAATTATTAGAGGTGAAAACACCTAGAATAATAAACAATAAAATTTTGCTTAGTTATTTTGATTTTATATCTTAG
- a CDS encoding chorismate-binding protein: MNHFFEQLQAQLNNQKPFVVYRKPNEAVVTAVLQQDTVLHHVKDYQESGFVFAPFDSTTASIIIPNTTVITSNYIVEEQTTSTVDGDVVISSTQKEKEAHIALVKSGVAAISEGLLTKVVLSRSIKEPSKKEPLQLFKELLATYNTAFCYLWYHPKVGMWLGATPEVLLKTNNQRLETSSLAGTQVYKKGQEPVWGEKEYNEQDVVTQFIKKELADKVTNLKATEVASVRAGKLWHLRTKITGVMQNNLKDILEALHPTPATCGLPKQKAKDFILENESYKRSFYTGFLGELNFSKEQYRAKTKRNIENRAYSAITKVSNLYVNLRCAELTNDAVKVYVGGGITIGSNPEKEWEETVAKSGTMLRIILK, translated from the coding sequence ATGAATCATTTTTTTGAGCAATTACAAGCGCAGCTTAATAACCAAAAGCCTTTTGTAGTTTACAGAAAACCAAATGAAGCTGTAGTTACAGCTGTTTTACAGCAAGATACTGTATTACACCACGTAAAAGACTATCAGGAGTCTGGTTTTGTATTTGCTCCGTTTGATAGTACTACGGCATCAATCATAATACCTAACACAACTGTTATAACATCAAACTACATTGTAGAAGAACAAACAACTTCTACTGTAGATGGTGATGTAGTTATTTCATCAACCCAAAAAGAAAAAGAAGCACATATTGCACTTGTAAAAAGTGGCGTAGCTGCAATTTCAGAAGGATTGTTAACAAAAGTTGTTTTGTCTCGCAGTATAAAAGAACCAAGTAAAAAAGAGCCTTTACAGTTATTTAAAGAGTTATTGGCTACTTATAATACTGCGTTTTGTTATTTGTGGTATCATCCTAAAGTAGGAATGTGGTTGGGGGCAACACCAGAAGTATTGCTAAAAACAAATAACCAGCGTTTAGAGACTTCGTCTTTAGCAGGTACTCAAGTATATAAAAAAGGACAGGAGCCAGTTTGGGGAGAAAAAGAATATAATGAGCAGGATGTTGTTACGCAGTTTATTAAAAAAGAACTGGCAGATAAAGTAACTAATTTAAAAGCTACAGAAGTAGCATCTGTAAGAGCAGGCAAATTATGGCATTTACGCACCAAAATAACGGGAGTAATGCAAAACAATTTAAAAGATATTTTAGAAGCACTACATCCTACGCCAGCTACTTGTGGTTTGCCTAAGCAAAAAGCTAAAGACTTTATATTAGAAAACGAAAGTTATAAAAGAAGTTTTTATACTGGTTTTTTAGGAGAACTAAACTTTAGTAAAGAGCAATATAGGGCAAAAACAAAGCGAAATATAGAAAACAGAGCATATTCAGCTATAACTAAGGTTAGTAATTTATACGTTAATCTACGCTGTGCAGAACTTACTAATGACGCCGTTAAAGTATACGTAGGTGGTGGTATTACCATTGGGTCTAACCCAGAAAAGGAATGGGAAGAAACTGTTGCTAAAAGTGGTACTATGTTGCGTATTATTTTAAAATAA
- a CDS encoding PaaI family thioesterase, which produces MNEFQEKILRICNENSKNTLMETLDIEYVEVGENFLVAKMPVTPKVYQPDGILHGGATAALAESVGSAASYIFLDGKEYFVRGLEITANHVKSVKDGNVYAKASIIHRGRTTQLWEIRVTNDAEELVSLCKLTTISLPRKK; this is translated from the coding sequence ATGAACGAATTTCAAGAAAAAATACTACGTATTTGTAATGAAAACTCTAAGAATACGCTAATGGAAACATTAGATATAGAGTATGTAGAAGTTGGTGAGAATTTTTTAGTTGCTAAAATGCCAGTAACACCAAAGGTATATCAACCAGATGGTATTTTACATGGCGGAGCAACAGCAGCATTAGCAGAAAGTGTTGGTAGTGCAGCGTCTTATATTTTTTTAGATGGAAAAGAATATTTTGTACGTGGTTTAGAAATTACTGCAAACCACGTTAAGAGCGTTAAGGATGGTAATGTGTATGCTAAAGCTAGTATTATACATAGAGGAAGAACTACGCAGCTATGGGAAATTAGAGTTACTAATGATGCTGAAGAATTGGTATCTTTATGTAAGTTAACAACTATTTCTTTACCAAGAAAAAAGTAA